Proteins encoded together in one Actinomycetota bacterium window:
- a CDS encoding histidine phosphatase family protein produces the protein MSAGNVTIWLLRHGATEWTADHRLCGWSDPPLNDLGRSQARAVRGRIGEIRPESVWSSDLARCVETAVLVGAGHPRIDTRLREFDFGRLEGRRFEDLDEETRRGLASFDGFEAPGGETVDAFARRVDEFIAELEYGRHLLVTHGGVIRHLLRTKGLDRSIPPAGLEMIEV, from the coding sequence ATGAGTGCCGGGAACGTGACGATCTGGTTACTCCGGCACGGGGCGACGGAATGGACTGCCGACCATCGCCTGTGCGGGTGGTCCGATCCGCCACTCAACGATCTCGGGCGCAGCCAGGCTCGGGCCGTCCGTGGGCGGATCGGCGAGATCCGGCCCGAGTCGGTGTGGTCTTCCGACTTGGCCCGGTGCGTGGAAACCGCAGTGCTCGTCGGAGCCGGCCACCCACGGATCGACACCCGGTTGCGGGAGTTCGATTTCGGACGATTGGAGGGACGTCGCTTCGAGGACCTGGACGAGGAAACGCGGCGTGGGCTCGCATCATTCGACGGTTTCGAAGCTCCGGGAGGCGAGACCGTCGATGCATTCGCCCGGCGAGTCGACGAGTTCATCGCCGAGCTCGAATACGGCCGCCATCTCCTGGTCACCCATGGAGGGGTCATCAGGCATCTCCTCCGCACAAAGGGGTTGGATCGGTCCATACCACCGGCAGGTCTCGAGATGATCGAAGTCTGA